TCAGCCATTGCAGAAGCTACAGGCTCGCGGTTCTCTGCTATTCCTACCGATAACTCAACCGGGAACTTTATAAAAGTGCAGCAACGCATACCGGTTCGGATAGAGTTTGTAAAAAATGAAAACAATGCAGCCTTGCTCAAACATTTCAGGGCCGGGATGAATGTAGAAGTTCGCATTGCTCATTAAAAAATTGTAATCATGGAAATCAAACCACTTTTTTATGCCTGGGTGCCCCCCTACGCCCGCTTTGCCATTTTAGCGCTGCTGACCTTTGTAGCCCTGTGTGTAAATGGCGTGTTTACCGGCATTACCATCGATATGTACAGCGACCTCGGCGTATATGCAGAACCATTTACCATGGCGGGTAATGCGCTGTTCATAGGCATGGGCACCAGTATAATATTTATGACAAGGCTGTTGGGCAGGTTTCCCATCAAAACCCTGGCGATCACCGGCTTTATTATGCAACTGCTGATGAACTGGGTATGCGCCACCACCAGCGATCCAACTATAACGGTGGCTGCGAGCTTTGTATTGGGCTTCACCAAAATACTTACGGTGGGGCCGATCTACCTGGCGTGGTTAGGCATCTGGAGCAAAAAAATGGAAACTGCCAGGCTCTATCCTTTCTTTTATTTTATGGTACTGGCCGGTTTGTATTTCATTACCTGGTATACGGCCTGGCTCACCAACCAGTACTCCTGGCGATACACGTATTATGCGATGTATATCCTGATAGCCGTTAGTATTGCGCTCGCGGTTGTCTTTATCGAACATCATCCATTAAGAAGAAAGATCCCTTTGTATCAGTTAGACATTCCCGGACTGTTGCTGTTAATTACGTCCCTGATGCTGATCAACTACGTGGCAGTGTATGGAAAAGTAGAAGACTGGTTTAATTCATCAACTATTACAATAGCCTGTTTTGGAGCGGTCATTACCCTGCTGTTATTCATCAGAAGAGAACTGCTGGTAAAACGGCCGCTGCTGAATGTACACCTGCTCAAAAAAACCAATTTCAGTTTGGGGCTGTTACTGCTTGTATTGTTAAGTGTATTTACTCCGGCCACATTTCAATCGGCTTATTCAGGCAGTGTGCTGCACTTTGAATCTATCCGGAACGCAGAATTAAACCTGTATTTAATTCCCGGGATCATAGCAGGCTGTTTCCTGGCCTTCTTCTGGTTCCGCAGCAAGCTCAACGGGCAATTGTTTATTATTATAGGTTTTGCAGCCATGGTTACCTACCACCTGCTCATGTATGGCAGTTTTGTGACCGACCTGAACATAAACAATTTCTGGTTGCCTTCGCTGGTTAAGGGGTTTGGACTGGCGCTGCTATACATTTCAATTGGACTGTATACAACAGCCGGCGTTCCTTTTCCCCATGTACTCAAGATCGTAGGTGTAATTGTGCTGGTACGCTCCTTTCTGGCGCCGGGCATCATGTCCGGGCTGTACAGCTATTTTTTATATGCCGAAAGGACCAGGCATTTGACCACCCTGGCAGCCCACATTGATGCCAATGAGCCGCAGGTATTTGCCCAGGGTA
The Niastella koreensis GR20-10 genome window above contains:
- a CDS encoding MFS transporter; protein product: MEIKPLFYAWVPPYARFAILALLTFVALCVNGVFTGITIDMYSDLGVYAEPFTMAGNALFIGMGTSIIFMTRLLGRFPIKTLAITGFIMQLLMNWVCATTSDPTITVAASFVLGFTKILTVGPIYLAWLGIWSKKMETARLYPFFYFMVLAGLYFITWYTAWLTNQYSWRYTYYAMYILIAVSIALAVVFIEHHPLRRKIPLYQLDIPGLLLLITSLMLINYVAVYGKVEDWFNSSTITIACFGAVITLLLFIRRELLVKRPLLNVHLLKKTNFSLGLLLLVLLSVFTPATFQSAYSGSVLHFESIRNAELNLYLIPGIIAGCFLAFFWFRSKLNGQLFIIIGFAAMVTYHLLMYGSFVTDLNINNFWLPSLVKGFGLALLYISIGLYTTAGVPFPHVLKIVGVIVLVRSFLAPGIMSGLYSYFLYAERTRHLTTLAAHIDANEPQVFAQGNPAGFYQNIQQQASLTALKEISGTIIIFGLSVITILIVIHFFRKINLIALHDTGRNR